One part of the Olleya sp. YS genome encodes these proteins:
- a CDS encoding DUF2200 domain-containing protein, with the protein MKDTSHHDERIAKMSFASVYPHYVTRLERNGRTVEELHQVIEWLTGYNDKQIKDILENKVNFETFFKNATLNPNADLIKGVICGYRIEDITNKTTRECRYLDKLVDELAKGRKMDKILRQPK; encoded by the coding sequence ATGAAAGATACTAGTCATCATGATGAAAGAATTGCGAAAATGAGCTTTGCCTCTGTCTATCCACACTATGTTACTAGGCTTGAGCGCAATGGACGAACTGTGGAAGAATTACACCAAGTTATAGAATGGTTAACAGGTTATAACGATAAGCAGATTAAGGACATTTTAGAAAATAAAGTCAACTTTGAAACGTTTTTTAAAAATGCAACACTTAATCCAAATGCCGATTTAATTAAAGGAGTTATTTGTGGCTATCGTATAGAGGATATTACCAACAAAACAACGCGAGAGTGTAGGTATCTTGATAAACTGGTTGATGAGTTGGCTAAAGGACGTAAAATGGATAAAATACTACGTCAACCTAAATAG
- the mazG gene encoding nucleoside triphosphate pyrophosphohydrolase, whose amino-acid sequence MNSRADQLKAFDRLLTIMDELRQQCPWDKKQTMESLRHLTIEETYELGDAILDNDLEEVKKEIGDLMLHLVFYAKIGSETNHFDIADVCNDICDKLIHRHPHIYGDVTVQNEDDVKRNWENLKLKEGKTSVLQGVPKSLPALVKANRIQDKVAGVGFDWEQPEQVWEKVEEELNEFKVEVQKGDKNAMESEFGDVLFSMVNYARFLKINPENALERTNKKFSKRFKYLESKAKTLNKDLKDMTLAEMDVFWEEAKKQ is encoded by the coding sequence ATGAATTCTAGAGCAGACCAATTAAAAGCATTTGACCGTTTATTAACTATAATGGATGAGTTGCGCCAGCAGTGTCCTTGGGATAAAAAGCAAACCATGGAAAGCTTACGTCATTTAACTATTGAAGAAACCTACGAGTTGGGTGATGCTATTTTGGATAACGATTTAGAAGAAGTCAAAAAAGAAATTGGAGACCTGATGCTGCATCTAGTGTTTTATGCTAAAATTGGTAGCGAAACCAACCATTTTGATATTGCAGATGTTTGTAATGATATTTGCGATAAGCTCATCCATAGACATCCACACATTTATGGAGACGTGACAGTACAAAATGAAGACGATGTCAAACGTAATTGGGAAAACTTAAAGTTAAAAGAAGGTAAAACTAGTGTGCTGCAAGGAGTCCCTAAAAGTTTACCAGCCTTAGTAAAAGCAAATAGAATACAAGATAAAGTAGCAGGAGTGGGTTTTGATTGGGAACAACCAGAACAAGTGTGGGAAAAAGTAGAAGAGGAGCTAAACGAGTTTAAAGTTGAAGTCCAAAAAGGCGATAAAAACGCAATGGAAAGCGAGTTTGGCGATGTGTTGTTCTCTATGGTTAATTACGCACGTTTCTTAAAAATAAACCCAGAAAACGCTTTAGAACGTACCAATAAAAAATTCTCTAAACGTTTTAAATACTTAGAAAGTAAAGCAAAAACTTTAAATAAAGACTTAAAAGACATGACACTTGCTGAAATGGATGTTTTTTGGGAGGAAGCGAAAAAACAGTAA
- the ruvX gene encoding Holliday junction resolvase RuvX — translation MARILAIDYGKVRTGLAVTDELQIIASGLTTVKTKELITFLKDYLSKEDVELFLVGEPKQMDNTPSESEVLIKPFLSQLQMFFPNVPVKRVDERFTSKMATQTLIDSGLKKKQRQNKALLDEVSATIILQSYLYNQ, via the coding sequence ATGGCTCGCATTTTAGCAATAGATTACGGAAAAGTAAGAACAGGATTAGCAGTAACAGACGAGCTGCAAATCATTGCGTCTGGCTTAACCACAGTTAAAACCAAAGAGCTAATTACATTTTTAAAAGACTATCTAAGTAAAGAGGACGTTGAGTTATTTTTAGTGGGAGAACCAAAACAAATGGATAACACACCTAGCGAAAGTGAAGTGTTAATCAAACCATTTTTAAGTCAACTACAGATGTTTTTTCCAAACGTACCTGTAAAACGAGTGGACGAGCGTTTTACCTCTAAAATGGCAACACAAACTTTAATAGATAGTGGATTAAAGAAAAAACAAAGACAAAATAAAGCGCTTTTGGATGAGGTTAGTGCAACCATCATTTTACAGAGCTATCTTTATAATCAATAG
- the def gene encoding peptide deformylase — translation MILPVVAYGDPVLKKKGTEITKDYPNLKELIANMYETMYAASGVGLAAPQIGLPIRLFIVDASPFAEDEEVLGKEEITFLKTFKHTFINPVIIEESGDEWAFNEGCLSIPDVREDVFRQPNIKVEYLDEDFKKHTIELDGLAARVFQHEYDHIEGVLFTDHLSALKKRLIKGKLTNISKGKINVDYRMKFPLMKKKR, via the coding sequence ATGATATTACCAGTTGTCGCTTATGGCGATCCCGTTTTAAAGAAAAAAGGGACAGAAATAACTAAAGATTATCCAAACTTAAAAGAGTTAATTGCTAACATGTACGAGACCATGTATGCTGCGTCTGGAGTGGGTTTAGCTGCGCCTCAAATAGGTTTGCCTATCCGCTTGTTTATTGTAGATGCCTCACCTTTTGCAGAGGATGAAGAGGTGCTAGGCAAGGAAGAAATTACTTTTTTAAAAACCTTCAAACATACCTTTATCAATCCAGTAATTATTGAAGAATCTGGAGACGAGTGGGCTTTTAACGAAGGTTGTTTAAGTATTCCAGATGTTAGAGAAGACGTGTTTAGACAACCCAATATTAAAGTTGAATATTTAGATGAAGACTTTAAAAAACATACTATAGAATTAGATGGTTTAGCTGCTAGAGTCTTTCAACATGAGTATGATCATATTGAAGGTGTGTTGTTTACAGATCATTTATCAGCTTTAAAAAAGAGATTGATAAAAGGAAAACTAACCAATATCTCTAAAGGAAAAATTAATGTGGATTATCGTATGAAATTTCCGTTAATGAAAAAGAAACGTTAA
- a CDS encoding DUF5606 domain-containing protein yields the protein MALDKVLAIAGKPGLYKLVTQTRGGFIAESLIDNRRLAVGIQQNVSILSEIAIYTLTEEVPLKEVFNKIKAKENGAPTSISHKDSKDKLEEYFFDVLPDYDEDRVYASDIKKVVQWYNMLQKNDMLQFEDDAKEEASNEEE from the coding sequence ATGGCTTTAGATAAAGTATTAGCAATTGCTGGAAAACCAGGATTATATAAATTAGTAACTCAAACTAGAGGTGGTTTTATAGCCGAATCTTTAATTGACAACCGTCGTTTAGCTGTTGGTATACAACAAAACGTGAGTATTTTAAGTGAGATTGCTATTTATACGTTGACCGAAGAAGTACCATTAAAAGAGGTGTTTAATAAAATTAAAGCTAAAGAAAATGGTGCACCAACTAGTATAAGTCATAAAGATTCTAAAGATAAATTAGAAGAATACTTTTTTGACGTCTTACCAGATTACGATGAAGACCGTGTCTATGCAAGTGATATTAAAAAAGTAGTACAATGGTACAATATGCTTCAAAAAAATGATATGTTGCAATTTGAAGACGATGCTAAAGAAGAAGCGTCTAACGAAGAAGAATAA
- a CDS encoding 2,3,4,5-tetrahydropyridine-2,6-dicarboxylate N-succinyltransferase: protein MTELQQTIENAWENRELLTNTKTIEAIREVVNLLDSGKLRVAEPTTSGWQVNEWVKKAVVLYFPIQKMETLEAGIFEYHDKIPLKRGYESKGIRVVPNAVARHGAYISAGTILMPSYVNIGAYVDEGTMVDTWATVGSCAQIGKNVHLSGGVGIGGVLEPLQASPVIIEDGAFIGSRCIVVEGVHVEKEAVLGANVVLTMSTKIIDVTGPEPIEMKGRVPARSVVIPGSYTKQFAAGEYQVPCALIIGKRKESTNKKTSLNDALREYDVAV, encoded by the coding sequence ATGACAGAATTACAACAAACTATAGAAAACGCTTGGGAAAACCGAGAGCTATTAACTAATACAAAAACTATTGAAGCTATTAGAGAAGTGGTTAATCTATTAGATTCAGGTAAATTGCGTGTTGCAGAACCTACAACTTCAGGTTGGCAAGTTAACGAGTGGGTTAAAAAAGCAGTAGTGTTGTACTTCCCTATCCAAAAAATGGAAACTTTAGAAGCTGGTATTTTTGAGTATCACGATAAAATCCCTTTAAAAAGAGGTTATGAGTCTAAAGGAATTAGAGTTGTGCCAAACGCAGTTGCTCGTCATGGTGCTTACATATCTGCTGGCACCATTTTAATGCCTAGTTATGTCAATATTGGTGCTTATGTGGATGAAGGAACCATGGTAGATACTTGGGCTACCGTAGGTAGTTGTGCACAAATTGGTAAAAATGTACACTTATCTGGTGGTGTTGGTATTGGTGGTGTTTTAGAACCCTTACAAGCGTCTCCTGTAATTATTGAAGATGGTGCTTTTATAGGCTCACGTTGTATAGTTGTTGAAGGTGTTCATGTTGAAAAAGAAGCGGTTTTAGGTGCTAACGTGGTGTTAACTATGAGCACAAAAATTATAGATGTAACTGGTCCTGAACCAATAGAAATGAAAGGTCGCGTACCTGCAAGATCTGTAGTCATACCAGGAAGTTACACGAAACAATTTGCTGCAGGAGAATATCAAGTCCCTTGTGCCTTAATTATTGGAAAACGTAAAGAAAGTACTAATAAGAAGACGTCTTTAAATGATGCGTTACGTGAGTATGATGTGGCAGTATAA
- a CDS encoding lipopolysaccharide kinase InaA family protein, whose product MIKSFEIDGLKLNVKSFKVPNAFNSLVYKCIRPSKAKRSFQYASRLIDCGISTPFPIAYIENTTAFGLKTSYYISQHIDYDFEFRELIHKPQFPERNIILKQFAAFTFKLHENNINFLDHSPGNTLITKDDSDYKFYLIDLNRMRFETMTFDKRMHNFRRLWLSKTMIKVIAEAYAKLYNKSYKETHDLMLKHSRAFQLKINSKKLRRSGRKMRFSK is encoded by the coding sequence GTGATTAAATCTTTTGAGATTGACGGTTTAAAACTTAATGTAAAATCGTTTAAAGTCCCAAATGCGTTCAATAGTTTGGTTTATAAATGCATACGACCAAGTAAAGCTAAGCGTTCTTTTCAGTATGCTAGTAGGTTGATAGATTGTGGAATTTCAACGCCTTTTCCAATTGCTTACATAGAAAACACGACTGCTTTTGGATTAAAAACTAGCTATTATATTAGTCAGCATATCGATTATGATTTTGAGTTTAGAGAGTTAATTCACAAACCACAATTTCCAGAACGCAATATCATATTAAAACAATTTGCTGCGTTCACGTTTAAATTACATGAAAACAACATAAATTTTTTAGACCATTCTCCAGGAAATACATTAATTACTAAAGACGATTCAGATTATAAATTTTATTTAATAGATTTAAACCGCATGCGTTTTGAAACAATGACCTTTGACAAACGCATGCATAACTTTAGACGCTTATGGTTATCCAAAACTATGATTAAAGTCATTGCTGAAGCTTACGCAAAACTATATAATAAGTCTTATAAAGAAACTCATGACTTAATGTTGAAGCATAGCAGAGCATTTCAATTAAAAATTAATAGTAAAAAGTTAAGACGTAGCGGACGAAAGATGCGATTTAGTAAGTAG